One region of Macadamia integrifolia cultivar HAES 741 chromosome 11, SCU_Mint_v3, whole genome shotgun sequence genomic DNA includes:
- the LOC122094379 gene encoding protein MOR1 isoform X4: MSEDEKLLKEAKKLPWEDRLLHKNWKVRNDANIDLAGLCDSFTDPKDPRLREFGHFFKKTVADSNAPVQEKALDALIAFLRAADADAGRFAKEICDAIIAKCLTGRPKTVEKAQMVFMLWVELEATEVFLDTMEKAIKNKVPKAVVPAIDVMFQALSEFGAKVVPPKRILKMLPELFDHQDQNVRASSKGLTLELCRWIGKDPVKSILFEKMRDTMKKELDAELVNVTGAAKPTRKIRSEQDKELEPEVASEVVGPGPSEESAADVPQEIDEYELVDPVDILTPLEKSGFWDGVKATKWIERKEAVAELTKLASTKRIAPGDFTEVCRTLKKLIIDVNIAVAVEAIQAVGNLARGLRTHFSGSSRFLLPVLLEKLKEKKPTLADALTQTLQAMHKAGCLTLVDVVEDVRTAVKNKVPLVRSLTLNWVTFCIETSNKAVVLKLHKDYVPLCMECLNDGTPEVRDASFSALAAIAKLVGMRPLEKSLEKLDEVRKKKLADMIGSSGGGGGGLPSTGSAAASISSGSISSSMAIESSFARKSAASMLSGKKPVHAAPVIKKGGTVKTIVGKKGDAVGQSKAVGSIEPENVEPAEMSLEEIETRLGCLLHADTVSQLKSSVWKERLEAIVSLKQQVEGLKEIDQSAEFLIRLLCVVPGWGEKNVQVQQQVIEIITHIASSVTKFPKRCVVLCLLGISERVADIKTRAHAMKCLTTFSEAVGPGFIFERLYKIMKEHKNPKVLSEGILWMVSAVEDFGVSHLKLKDLIDFCKDTGLQSSAAATRNATIKLIGSLHKFVGPDIKGFLVDVKPALLSTLDAEYEKNPFEGASAAPRKTVKASDSALSMSAVGLDGLPREDISGKITPTLLKNLSSSDWKVRLESIESVNKILEEANKRIQPTGMGELFAALRGRLCDSNKNLIMATLATLGGVASAMGPAVEKASKGILSDVLKCLGDNKKHMRECTLNTLDSWVAAVHLDKMVPYVTAALTEAKLGAEGRKDLFDWLTKQLSGSSDSSDAFNLLKPAASAMTDKSSDVRKAAEACLGEILRVCGPEAVSKNIKDLHGPALALVLERLKPSGALQDSYDSVRGIPTTLTSKTSSKVGKSSSNGCVDRVSKHGSRAISSRAIPAKVSRLDSIASVHDLSIQSQALLNIKDSNKEDRERMVVRRFKFEEPRLEQIQDLESDIMKYFREDLHRRLLSTDFKKQVDGLEMLQKALPSIGKEIIELLDIFLRWFVLRFCESNTTCLLKVLEFLPELFDMLKDEGCTLTEAEAAIFLPCFIEKSGHNIEKVREKMRELAKQIVQLYSASKTFAYVLEGLRSKNNRTRIECVDLIGFLIDHHGPEIGGQLKSLQLVASLTSERDGEIRKAALNTLATAYKNLGEDVWRYVGKLSDAQRSMLDDRFKWKAREMEKRKEGKPGEARAALRRSVRDNGLDVAEQSGEVLARSISAPIFSRENIVHSEPYVERHQFSRSMASANGPSDWNEALHIISVGSPEESVEGMKVVCHELAQATSEPESSALDDLIKDADRLVACLATKVAKTFDFSLGGASSRSCKYVLNTLMQTFQNKRLAHAVNESTLDTLITELLLWLLDERVPLMDDGSQLLKALNVLMLKILDNAERTSSFVVLIKLLRPLDPSRWPSPASNETFAARNQKFSDLVVKCLIKLTKVLQSTIFDVDLDRILQSIHLYLQELGMEEIRRRAGADDKPLRMVKTVLHELVKLRGTAIKGHLSMVPIDMEPQPIILAYIDLNLQTLAAARMLTPTGPVGQTHWGDSTAHNPSPATHSADAQLKQELAAIFKKIGDKQTSAIGLHELYRITQLYPQVDIFAQLQNASDAFRTYIRDGLAQVERNAAAGRTPSSLPMSTPPPVSLSLSSPKLAPLSPVHTHSLNDAKSVNVKIESTDQSLPSALAEVDRAGNVISLRAPTFPHPELRQHVGDERNDRYPSGVIAVTSGTLDAIRERMKSIQLTAAAGNQESTNKTSMYMNGNETHELQNQIPHGSAPVDAEDSTQTAVLPMDERALSGLQARMERLKSGTLEPL, from the exons ATGTCAGAAGACGAGAAATTGTTAAAGGAAGCGAAGAAGCTACCATGGGAAGATCGTTTGTTACATAAAAATTGGAAGGTTAGGAATGATGCGAATATCGACCTTGCTGGTCTCTGCGATTCATTTACTGATCCTAAGGATCCACGTCTCAGGGAATTTG GTCATTTTTTTAAGAAGACGGTTGCTGATTCCAATGCTCCTGTACAAGAGAAGGCTCTTGATGCCCTAATTGCATTCTTACGAGCTGCAGATGCCGATGCTGGAAG ATTTGCCAAAGAAATATGTGACGCAATTATTGCCAAATGCCTCACTGGTCGGCCCAAGACAGTGGAGAAGGCTCAGATGGTTTTCATGCTTTGGGTGGAGTTGGAGGCCACAGAAGTGTTCCTG GATACTATGGAGaaagcaattaaaaataaagttccTAAAGCAGTTGTGCCAGCTATTGATGTCATGTTTCAAGCCCTTAG TGAATTTGGTGCAAAAGTTGTTCCACCCAAAAGAATTTTGAAGATGCTTCCTGAACTTTTTGACCACCAAGACCAAAATGTTCGTGCATCTTCTAAAGGGTTGACACTTGAGCTTTGCCGCTGGATTGGAAAAGACCCTGTGAAATCGATCCTGTTTGAGAAGATGCGGGATACTATG AAAAAAGAGCTGGATGCGGAGCTTGTCAATGTCACTGGTGCAGCTAAGCCAACCCGCAAAATTAG ATCTGAACAAGACAAGGAACTAGAGCCGGAGGTTGCATCTGAAGTTGTGGGCCCTGGCCCATCTGAAGAATCTGCAGCTGATG TTCCTCAGGAAATAGATGAATATGAACTCGTTGATCCAGTTGATATTTTGACCCCATTGGAGAAGTCAGGCTTTTGGGATGGAGTG AAAGCTACCAAATGGATTGAGAGGAAGGAGGCTGTTGCAGAGCTTACAAAACTTGCGTCAACGAAAAGAATAGCTCCTGGTGATTTCACTGAAGTCTGTCGGACGCTTAAGAAG cTTATCATAGATGTGAACATAGCTGTTGCAGTTGAGGCAATCCAAGCTGTTGGGAATCTGGCTAGGGGTTTGAGGACTCATTTTTCTGGGAGTTCACGCTTCCTTTTGCCAGTTTTACTC GaaaaattgaaagagaagaaaccGACCCTTGCAGATGCACTTACTCAAACGCTACAGGCAATGCACAAGGCTGGCTGCCTAACCCTTGTTGATGTCGTAGAAG ATGTTAGAACTGCAGTGAAAAATAAAGTTCCACTTGTCCGCTCCTTAACCTTGAACTGGGTGACTTTCTGTATTGAGACAAGCAATAAAGCTGTTGTTCTTAAGTTGCATAAAGATTACGTCCCCTTATGTATGGAG TGCCTGAACGATGGAACCCCAGAAGTGAGGGATGCCTCATTTTCTGCTTTGGCTGCGATTGCTAAG TTGGTTGGTATGAGACCCTTGGAAAAATCTCTGGAGAAACTTGATGAggtgagaaagaaaaaactagCTGACATGATTGGAAGTtcaggtggtggtggtggtggactTCCAAGTACGGGCTCAG CTGCTGCTTCGATTTCGAGTGGGAGCATCTCATCATCTATG GCCATCGAGAGTTCATTTGCTAGAAAATCTGCGGCAAGCATGCTTAGTGGGAAGAAACCTGTCCATGCAGCT CCGGTCATTAAAAAGGGTGGGACAGTTAAAACAATAGTTGGCAAGAAGGGTGATGCTGTTGGACAGTCAAAGGCTGTGGGGTCAATTGAACCTGAAAATGTTGAG CCAGCAGAAATGAGTCTTGAAGAAATCGAAACCAGATTAGGTTGCCTTCTCCATGCAGATACGGTATCTCAACTGAAGAGTAGTGTGTGGAAGGAGAGGCTTGAAG CAATTGTCTCTCTGAAGCAGCAGGTAGAAGGTCTTAAAGAGATTGACCAGTCAGCAGAGTTTTTGATTCGTTTATTATGTGTCGTTCCTGGGTGGGGTGAGAAAAATGTTCAG GTCCAACAACAGGTTATTGAAATTATTACTCACATTGCTTCATCAGTGACTAAATTTCCGAAACGATGTGTTGTATTGTGCCTTCTAG GTATAAGTGAACGGGTGGCTGATATTAAGACCCGTGCTCATGCGATGAAGTGTTTGACTACTTTCTCTGAAGCAGTGGGTCCAGGATTCATTTTTGAAAGA CTTTACAAAATCATGAAAGAGCACAAGAATCCCAAGGTTCTTAGTGAGGGCATTTTGTGGATGGTTTCTGCGGTTGAGGACTTTGGCGTTTCACATTTAAAGCTTAAG GATTTAATTGATTTCTGCAAGGATACAGGTCTTCAGTCGAGTGCCGCTGCCACTAGAAACGCAACCATAAAGCTTATTGGTTCACTGCATAAGTTTGTTGGTCCAG ATATTAAAGGGTTTCTTGTGGATGTCAAGCCCGCACTTCTTAGTACACTTGATGCTGAGTATGAGAAAAATCCATTTGAG GGGGCATCAGCAGCTCCAAGAAAAACTGTTAAGGCGTCGGACTCTGCTTTGTCTATGTCTGCTGTTGGATTGGATGGCCTGCCTCGTGAGGATATTAGTGGGAAAATCACGCCTACTCTACTGAAGAACTTGAGTAGTTCTGATTGGAAG GTCCGTTTGGAATCTATTGAATCAgtcaataaaattttagaagaagCCAACAAACGCATTCAACCGACTGGAATGG GGGAGTTATTTGCTGCTCTTAGAGGCCGTCTATGTGACAGTAACAAAAATTTAATAATGGCAACCTTAGCCACCCTTGGTGGTGTTGCGTCTGCTATGGGTCCAGCTGTTGAGAAGGCAAGCAAG GGAATTCTCTCTGATGTTTTGAAATGCCTCGGTGACAATAAAAAGCATATGAGAGAGTGCACTCTGAATACCTTGGATTCCTGGGTTGCTGCTGTTCATCTTGATAAGATG GTTCCATACGTTACGGCTGCATTGACTGAGGCCAAGCTTGGTGCGGAAGGGCGAAAGGATCTTTTTGATTGGTTAACCAAACAACTTTCTGGATCAAGTGATTCATCTGATGCCTTTAACTTGCTGAAGCCAGCTGCCTCTGCTATGACG GACAAATCGTCAGATGTTCGGAAAGCAGCAGAAGCATGCCTTGGCGAAATTCTGAGAGTTTGTGGACCGGAAGCT GTGTCCAAGAATATAAAGGATTTACATGGACCTGCTTTGGCTCTGGTTCTTGAACGTTTAAAACCATCTGGGGCTCTCCAAG ATTCCTATGATTCAGTGAGAGGAATTCCAACTACGCTAACATCTAAAACTAGCTCAAAGGTTGGAAAATCTAGTTCAAATGGTTGTGTTGATCGTGTGTCAAAGCATGGCAGCAGAGCTATTTCTTCG AGAGCTATTCCTGCAAAAGTTTCAAGGTTAGATTCCATTGCGTCTGTCCATGATCTTTCTATCCAGTCTCAGGCTTTGTTAAATATCAAAGACTCAAACAAG GAAGATAGGGAGAGAATGGTTGTACGCCGATTCAAATTTGAAGAGCCACGATTGGAGCAGATTCAAGATCTTGAG AGTGATATTATGAAGTATTTTAGAGAAGATCTACATAGGCGGCTGCTGAGCACAGATTTTAAGAAACAAGTTGATGGGCTTGAGATGTTACAAAAG GCACTCCCATCCATTGGAAAAGAAATAATTGAGCTTCTGGACATATTTTTGCGGTGGTTTGTTTTGCGGTTCTGTGAGTCAAACACGACATGTCTTCTGAAG GTCTTGGAGTTTCTTCCTGAACTTTTTGATATGTTGAAAGATGAGGGTTGTACTCTTACTGAAGCAGAAGCAGCCATTTTTCTTCCATGCTTCATAGAGAAG TCTGGACATAACATTGAGAAAGTACGGGAAAAAATGCGGGAACTTGCGAAACAAATTGTTCAATTATATTCAGCAAGCAAGACTTTTGCGTATGTATTGGAGGGTTTGCGCTCTAAAAACAATCGAACTCGGATAGAATGTGTTGATCTTATTGGTTTTCTAATTGATCATCATGGACCTGAG ATAGGTGGACAATTAAAGTCCTTGCAGCTTGTTGCTAGCTTGACATCTGAACGAGATGGTGAAATTCGGAAAGCTGCTCTTAATACTCTCGCCACTGCATACAAAAATCTTG GAGAGGACGTGTGGAGGTATGTCGGGAAGCTGTCTGATGCTCAGAGAAGCATGTTGGATGATAGATTTAAGTGGAAG GCCcgtgagatggagaaaaggaaggaagGGAAACCAGGGGAAGCTAGAGCTGCTTTGAGGCGTTCTGTTAGGGACAATGG GCTAGATGTAGCGGAGCAGAGTGGGGAAGTTCTTGCACGCTCTATTTCGGCCCCAATCTTTTCAAG GGAAAACATTGTTCATTCTGAACCTTACGTGGAGAGGCATCAATTCAGCCGTTCAATGGCTAGTGCAAATGGCCCATCAGACTGGAACGAGGCTCTGCATATCATCTCAGTTGGCTCCCCTGAAGAG TCGGTCGAGGGTATGAAAGTGGTTTGTCATGAGTTGGCACAGGCTACTAGCGAACCTGAAAGCAGTGCATTGGATGATCTGATCAAAGATGCAGATAGACTTGTTGCATGCCTGGCAACCAAG GTGGCCAAGAcctttgatttcagtttgggtGGAGCTTCCTCAAGGTCATGTAAATATGTCTTGAACACACTCATGCAG ACTTTCCAGAATAAAAGGCTTGCCCATGCTGTGAATGAGAGTACACTTGATACCCTTATCACTGAACTTCTGCTTTGGCTTTTAGATGAAAGAGTTCCACTTATGGATGATGGTAGTCAGCTTCTAAAAGCATTGAATGTTCTGATGCTCAAGATTCTG GACAATGCAGAACGCACATCATCATTCGTTGTTCTGATTAAACTATTGCGCCCGTTGGACCCCTCAAGATGGCCATCACCTGCATCAAATGAGACCTTTGCGGCAAGAAATCAGAAGTTCTCAGATCTAGTTGTGAAATGCCTTATCAAACTGACCAAA GTTCTTCAGAGCACAATCTTTGATGTTGACCTTGACCGTATCCTTCAAAGCATCCATTTGTACCTACAGGAATTAGGGATGGAAGAAATCCGGAGGAG AGCTGGTGCTGATGACAAACCTTTGCGAATGGTCAAAACTGTTCTGCATGAACTAGTTAAACTTCGTGGGACAGCAATAAAGGGTCATCTTTCCATGGTTCCTATAGACATGGAACCTCAACCTATTATTCTTGCCTACATTGACCTTAATCTGCAG ACACTTGCTGCAGCTAGGATGTTGACCCCCACTGGCCCTGTTGGTCAAACTCATTGGGGCGATTCTACAGCACACAATCCATCACCTGCCACTCATTCTGCAGATGCTCAATTGAAG CAAGAACTTGCTGCGATATTCAAGAAAATAGGAGACAAGCAAACATCGGCAATTGGTCTCCATGAATTGTACCGCATTACCCAACTGTATCCTCAG GTTGATATATTTGCTCAGCTCCAGAATGCAAGTGATGCATTTCGCACATACATCAGAGATGGATTAGCTCAG GTGGAAAGGAATGCAGCTGCTGGGAGGACACCTTCAAGTCTGCCAATGTCAACTCCTCCCCCAgtttctctttccctctcatCCCCGAAATTAGCTCCATTATCACCTGTACATACACATAGCCTGAATGACGCCAAGTCGGTAAATGTGAAGATTGAATCCACAGATCAGAGTCTGccttcggctttggctgaagTGGACAGGGCAGGTAATGTTATTTCTTTAAGAGCACCAACATTTCCTCATCCAGAGTTGAGGCAACATGTTGGGGATGAGAGGAATGACAGATATCCATCTGGAG TAATTGCAGTAACCAGTGGGACTTTGGATGCAATCAGAGAAAGGATGAAGAGCATTCAGCTAACTGCTGCTGCAGGGAACCAAGAATCCACAAATAAGACATCAATGTACATGAATGGTAATGAAACCCATGAACTCCAGAATCAGATTCCTCATGGATCGGCCCCTGTTGATGCCGAAGATTCCACTCAAACTGCGGTCCTCCCTATGGACGAGAGGGCACTCTCTGGCCTTCAAGCCCGTATGGAAAGACTCAAAAGTGGGACACTTGAACCCCTGTAA